Below is a genomic region from Erigeron canadensis isolate Cc75 chromosome 7, C_canadensis_v1, whole genome shotgun sequence.
AAAAAATTATTGTTCCGCTTCATTCTTTGAAGATCAAGATTGGGAATGGAAGATCGATGGACTTTTAGCATGATATATGGTATGGACATATCCCGCTACAGGTAAGGTTCCCTCGGCTTTTTCGCCTTGAACAAATGAAAAATGTTGTGCTTTCGGATCGTTGGAATGGTTTTTCTTTTACCCACAATTGGCGTCGGCCTATTAGAGGGGGGCCGGAGGAGACCGAATGGCTGGATCTTTATTCGAGCTTAAGCCATATTGTTTTGGTGGATAGTGAGGATATGTGGCAATGGAGTGTATCAGATTCTTTTGATTTTTCGGTTAAAGAAAGTAGATTACCCATTGATGATAAAACGCTATCCGATGTGCAATTTGGTTCTAGATGGAGCTAACTTGTTCCAAAGAAAGTCAATATTTTGGTTTGGAGAGTGATTCGTGACCGAATTCCTACTCTATGTAATCTTTCTAACAAAGGAATCGACATTCCTTCGGTTTTATGTCCATTATGCTCAAACGGGGAAGAAACTGTCtgatcatcatttttcattttgtagAGTGGCTGATAAGTTATGGAGTAATTTCTAATTGGCTTGGTGTACCCATTATGTCGCTTGGAAATGTGGGGGATACTTTAAGTTCCATTGATTATTTGCATATTAAGAGCTCCAAGAAAGCATGTATTGAAGCTATTATTTTTTGCATGGTTTGGACGATTTGGAAGCATCGAAACGATGAGGTCTTCTCTCTGGGTACTCAAAGAACGGATTTCTTGTTTGATTTTATTGTCTCTCAGTCCTATTTGTGGGTTAGTAGCAGGTGTCGAAAGATGTGTGTATCGCGGGAGGAGTGGTTCCAAAACCCACTTCTTTTTTTGTAGTCGTGCGTTTGTTGTTGTTTGATGTTTCTCTATACcttgtaattgtaattttaacTTTGTACCTTTATGATGACTTTTGGTACTTTGCTAGATGccatttgttattattataatgttgttcgaaaaaaaaagtaaatttaaaataaataaaaaaaagtacatcaCTCGTTGTGCCAAATGGATTATGGAGTGCGTCATCTGACCACGCAAATCATCCGCACCACGCATGAAAGATTGATGGAAGCGGTGTTGAGTGGTTGTGTCACACCCATCACCCGttgaaaatatattgaattgagtaaaagtatatatatctgGTCCatgataatttattaattttacttATTTCATACTTTCATCTTTATGTTTGATTTACTTCAACCAAAACCTCAGGAAAgggaatagaaaaaaaaaacatagacaAAGTATtatagtaaatattttttttaccatttgcCCAATAAAAAACGTAACCCGTTTCAGACTAAAACGAAAAACGCTACCCATTAAATTCAACCCGATTTATTACTTTGTTTGAACCCGATTGCCATCCATCTATATTCCGGACCCAAGTAACATTCACAAAAACCCTGCAACAGGGTTTAATCATCACCAAACTAACAAAAATGGGTGTAGTCGGAGATGgagtaaaaaaaattgtaaaaaaaggTTTCGTCGGAGAAATGAATTTAAACACCGGCGGTGGCAAAATCAATTGGTTTCCGGGACACATGGCCGCCGCTACACGTGCCATCAATTCTCGTCTCAAAGTCGCTGATCTCGTCATTGAAGTCCGTGATTCTCGCGTATGTAATAACATTTCCAAAACCCccctcattttttttgttttgttattgttattattgttttaagactttggttttttggtttttgtgtgtctgtgtttttttttttattgtattttgtgAAATGTTGTGAAACAGATTCCCTTGTCGTCTGCGAATCAAGACCTTCAACCGCGGTTATCGGATAAACGACGTGTGATTGCGCTTAATAAGAAGGATTTAGCTAACCCCAATATTATGCATGTATGTACATATCTATtcttatatatcatatatgtatatgtatgccAGTTTTATATGTCTGGATGTGTAAGGCTTCACTTAGTAATAGTACCAAAAAGATTGCTGACCTAATTTGCTACTCGTATTAGACAACGGATTGCTTTTCTTTTTCGTGTTTTTCTTGTTATTGCTTGTTTTACATTTGTTTAACTTTTGcataaattacaaatatatatagctacCAACCAATATATTTGTTTGAAAAACATTGCAGTTTGTAAATTTGAGGAATTGCCGATTAGATTTGAACCTTTTGATCAAAACTACATATGATAAAGTTGGGGTTATTCAAATACTAGATATTAGTTAGTTATCTAGAAGTAGCCTCTCTACCCGTTGATGAAGACATTAGTCGGCAACTATTTCTTGATGTTAGCTTTGTTTGTGAAGTTAAATGTCGTTGGAGATTGTTTCTGGAAAAAGATtcgttttaaaagttttaaataacCTAGTATGTCTGACATCCGAAATTGAAGTATCAGTTTTGTCAAGCAAACATAATACTCGTTtggttttttgggtttttgtcAGAAATGGATAGATTACTTCAGTTCCTGTAAGCAAGATTGTCTACCCATCAATGCACATAGCCGGAGCTCCGTTCAAAAGGTATGCTGTATTCTCTTTATTAAATTCAGCAATATGACTGTTCTTTCTAACCTTTTTTGATCGTTTTTATCAAGCATGAGTGCCTGACAAATAGTAATGGATCGAAATTGTTATTAAACTTGTTAAAGCTTTTCCTTTACTCCTGCAAACTTTTCAAAGTTTGTGATttgattattcttttatttgtttgactATTTAATTTTAAACCCATTGTTAACGGGTAGGTTCATAAAGTGTCTATTACATATGATATTTGCGTATAAAATGTATCAGGAGTACCTTCCATTATGATACATAGGTCAGTAACtgtattttgattaaaaatgacAACAAATACCTGATTGCagtatgttttattaatgaatgGTACGGAAAGATGGTTCTCATAGTTGAAGGGAATTATCCACTTGTCAAAATTCTGTTTGATGGCCTATTTTATGGTGGTCTAATTTGTGTTCTAATTAAATATAGCTTCTAGAACTTGTTGAGCTCAAGTTAAAGGAAAAGATTGCGAAAGAACCTACTCTCCTTGTCATGGTGATAGGTGTTCCCAACGTTGGGAAATCTGCTTTGATCAACTGCATTCATCAGATTGCATCATCACGTTTTCCTGGTAATCTGTTTATCTATTTTGTCTTGTGGCATTACTCCTCGTTCCTCATCCCCGAAAGAAGTGCCAGTTGCTGATAATCAGTAAAGATGTCATGTCTGGCAATAATATTTAGTATTTTCTTAGAACAGGAGAGGAAGAAGCGAGCAAAAGTAGGACCATTGCCTGGCGTAACACAGGATATTGCTGGATTCAAGGTCAAGTTTTCATCTAACATCTAAGACCAgataatatatgaatatagCCTCATTGTTTACGTCTTAAAAGTTATGTGTATGGCTGTCCTAAATCGTGAGATTTAAGATGGAATACAGATAAGTTGACTGATGTAGGTACATATTAAAACCTAAATGGGTCATGGGTGTATTTCTCAGCAGTTTATCAAAGCCACTAAATAGAGAATGGCATGTACACATATGCATTTTAACCTTGTTCTTAATCACATGCAGATTGCACAACGGCCTAGCATATATGTATTGGATACCCCAGGAGTACTTGTTCCAACCATTTCAGACATTGAAACGGGATTAAAGTTGGCTTTGGCAGGTTTGAAATTGCTATTATTAAAGCTACTATGAAATTCT
It encodes:
- the LOC122607988 gene encoding short integuments 2, mitochondrial, with the translated sequence MGVVGDGVKKIVKKGFVGEMNLNTGGGKINWFPGHMAAATRAINSRLKVADLVIEVRDSRIPLSSANQDLQPRLSDKRRVIALNKKDLANPNIMHKWIDYFSSCKQDCLPINAHSRSSVQKLLELVELKLKEKIAKEPTLLVMVIGVPNVGKSALINCIHQIASSRFPEQERKKRAKVGPLPGVTQDIAGFKIAQRPSIYVLDTPGVLVPTISDIETGLKLALAGSVKDSVVGEERIAQYLLAVLNTRQTPLHWRNVHNSTLKGLQSETDDKPDYNVKNLLPKRRSVPVSSNIQYVEGVAKEVQSALYSTLSEFRGDLEDENELEVLIEQQFTALQKALKISNKANEARMMVSKKFLTLFRAGKLGPFILDDVPIVASHS